One Sphingopyxis macrogoltabida genomic region harbors:
- the nuoK gene encoding NADH-quinone oxidoreductase subunit NuoK, with protein sequence MISVGHYLAVSAVLFTLGVLGIFINRKNIIVILMAIELILLAVNINLVAFSAALGDLVGQVFSMFVLTVAAGEAAIGLAILVIYFRGRGTIAVDDANRMKG encoded by the coding sequence GTGATTTCGGTCGGCCATTATCTCGCCGTTTCGGCGGTGCTGTTTACGCTCGGCGTGCTCGGCATCTTCATCAACCGCAAGAATATCATCGTCATCCTGATGGCGATCGAGCTCATCCTGCTGGCGGTGAACATCAACCTCGTCGCGTTCAGCGCGGCGCTGGGCGATCTCGTCGGGCAGGTGTTCTCGATGTTCGTGCTGACCGTTGCCGCGGGTGAAGCGGCGATTGGTCTTGCCATTCTCGTTATCTATTTCCGCGGCCGCGGCACCATTGCCGTTGACGATGCCAACCGGATGAAGGGGTAA
- a CDS encoding YbjN domain-containing protein, with protein MQKHILRTALALGAASAIAATPARAELVNAQNPATIKTILESQGWPATLIQKDGDDPYIESSRNDMKFLVIFMNCTDNKRCKTIQYYMGFNDAKDLALTRLNQWNKDKRFARAYKDDEGDPVLEMDVDLDFAGIPRENVGESLNTWASLMDSFREFVFEK; from the coding sequence ATGCAAAAACATATCTTGCGGACGGCACTGGCACTGGGCGCAGCAAGCGCGATCGCGGCGACTCCGGCGCGGGCGGAACTGGTCAACGCCCAGAACCCGGCGACGATTAAGACGATCCTCGAGTCGCAGGGCTGGCCCGCAACGCTGATCCAGAAGGACGGCGACGATCCCTATATCGAAAGCAGCCGCAACGACATGAAGTTCCTGGTGATCTTCATGAACTGCACCGACAACAAACGGTGCAAGACGATCCAATATTATATGGGCTTCAACGACGCGAAGGACCTCGCGCTGACCCGGCTCAACCAGTGGAACAAGGACAAGCGCTTTGCCCGCGCCTACAAGGACGATGAAGGCGATCCGGTGCTCGAAATGGACGTCGATCTCGACTTCGCCGGCATCCCGCGCGAGAATGTCGGCGAAAGCCTCAACACCTGGGCATCGCTGATGGACAGCTTCCGCGAGTTTGTTTTCGAGAAGTAA
- the nuoF gene encoding NADH-quinone oxidoreductase subunit NuoF, translating into MSLADKDRIFTNLYGFQPWNLKSAQARGDWDKTKDLMKRGQDAIIEEIKASGLRGRGGAGFPTGLKWSFMPKEPRADRPSFLVINADESEPGSCKDREIIRHDPHKLIEGALIAGYAMRARAAYIYIRGEFIREAETLFAAVQEAYDAGLLGKNAAKSGYDFDVFVHRGAGAYICGEETAMIESLEGKKGQPRLKPPFPAGAGLYGCPTTVNNVESIAVVPTILRRGAPWFASFGRENNKGTKLFQISGHVERPCVVEEEMGITFRELIDKHCGGIRGGWDNLLAVIPGGSSVPLVPAAEIMDAPMDFDGLKAVGSGLGTAAAIVMDKSTDVVQAISRISYFYKHESCGQCTPCREGTGWMWRVMERLRTGDADISEIDTLYDVTKQVEGHTICALGDAAAWPIQGLIKHFRPEIERRIRENGALEAAE; encoded by the coding sequence ATGAGCCTTGCCGACAAGGATCGCATCTTCACCAATCTCTACGGCTTCCAGCCGTGGAACCTCAAATCCGCGCAGGCGCGCGGCGATTGGGACAAGACGAAAGACCTGATGAAGCGCGGCCAGGACGCGATCATCGAGGAGATCAAGGCGTCGGGCCTGCGCGGCCGCGGCGGCGCGGGCTTCCCGACGGGGCTCAAGTGGAGCTTCATGCCGAAGGAGCCGCGCGCCGACCGCCCGAGCTTCCTCGTCATCAACGCCGACGAATCCGAGCCCGGCTCGTGCAAGGACCGCGAGATCATCCGCCACGATCCGCACAAGCTGATCGAAGGCGCGCTCATCGCGGGCTATGCGATGCGCGCGCGTGCGGCGTATATCTATATCCGCGGCGAGTTTATCCGCGAGGCCGAGACGTTGTTCGCGGCGGTGCAGGAGGCGTATGACGCCGGGCTGCTCGGCAAGAATGCCGCCAAGTCGGGTTATGATTTCGACGTCTTCGTCCATCGCGGCGCCGGCGCCTATATCTGCGGCGAAGAAACCGCGATGATCGAAAGCCTTGAGGGCAAGAAGGGCCAGCCGCGGCTGAAACCCCCGTTCCCGGCGGGCGCTGGCCTTTATGGTTGCCCGACGACGGTGAACAACGTGGAATCGATCGCGGTCGTCCCGACGATCCTGCGCCGAGGCGCGCCGTGGTTCGCAAGTTTCGGGCGCGAGAATAACAAGGGCACCAAGCTCTTCCAGATCTCGGGCCATGTCGAGCGCCCGTGCGTCGTCGAGGAAGAGATGGGCATCACCTTCCGCGAACTGATCGACAAGCATTGCGGCGGCATTCGCGGCGGCTGGGACAATCTGCTCGCGGTGATCCCGGGCGGTTCGTCGGTGCCGCTCGTTCCCGCAGCCGAAATCATGGACGCGCCGATGGATTTCGACGGGCTGAAGGCCGTCGGTTCGGGCCTCGGCACCGCCGCCGCGATCGTGATGGACAAGTCGACCGACGTCGTTCAGGCGATCAGCCGCATCAGCTATTTCTACAAGCATGAAAGCTGCGGCCAGTGCACGCCGTGCCGCGAAGGCACCGGCTGGATGTGGCGCGTGATGGAGCGGCTGCGCACCGGCGACGCCGACATCAGCGAAATCGACACGCTATACGATGTGACCAAGCAGGTCGAAGGCCACACGATCTGCGCGCTCGGCGATGCCGCGGCGTGGCCGATCCAGGGCCTGATCAAGCATTTCCGCCCCGAAATCGAACGCCGCATCCGCGAGAATGGCGCGCTGGAGGCGGCCGAGTGA
- a CDS encoding NADH-quinone oxidoreductase subunit A: MVDLTQYLPILIFLAIAVGLSAAFVFLPMGVARLTGAHQPDPAKLTEYECGFPAFEDARSQFDVRFYLVAILFIIFDLEAAFLFPWAVSLEEIGWAGWATMMIFLAELTLGLVYAWKKGALDWE, encoded by the coding sequence ATGGTCGACCTGACGCAATATTTGCCGATCCTGATCTTTCTGGCCATTGCGGTCGGATTGTCGGCGGCCTTCGTTTTTCTGCCGATGGGCGTCGCCCGTCTGACCGGTGCGCACCAGCCCGATCCGGCGAAGCTCACCGAATATGAATGCGGCTTTCCCGCGTTCGAGGATGCGCGCAGCCAGTTCGACGTGCGCTTCTATCTTGTCGCGATCCTCTTCATCATCTTCGACCTCGAAGCGGCCTTCCTCTTCCCGTGGGCGGTCAGCCTCGAGGAGATCGGCTGGGCCGGTTGGGCCACGATGATGATTTTCCTCGCCGAACTCACGCTCGGCCTTGTGTACGCGTGGAAAAAAGGCGCGTTGGATTGGGAATGA
- the nuoH gene encoding NADH-quinone oxidoreductase subunit NuoH — MTEFFQNLGMSYEWAWGVATVAGILLIALPLMLAVAMIIYADRKIWAAIALRRGPNVVGPFGLLQSFADGLKVFLQETIIPSSANRGLFLIAPIITFTVALLAWAVIPFNSGAVLADINVGLLYILAVSSLGVYGVILSGWASNSKYPFFSAMRASAQMISYEVSIGFILIGVVLFADSFNMNEIVKAQVGHGLGFVNAFGFNLLLFPLAVMFLISSLAETARAPFDLTEAESELVAGYQTEYSSMSFALFWLGEYANVLLMCTLNAVLFWGGWLPPVDWAPLYAVPGIIWLFAKILFFFFVFSWVKATVPRYRYDQLMRLGWKVFLPISLLWIFLISGYLMLTRYS, encoded by the coding sequence GTGACCGAGTTTTTCCAAAATCTTGGTATGTCCTATGAATGGGCGTGGGGCGTCGCCACCGTCGCCGGCATCCTGCTCATCGCGCTGCCGCTGATGCTCGCGGTCGCGATGATCATCTATGCCGACCGCAAGATCTGGGCGGCGATTGCGCTGCGCCGCGGTCCGAACGTCGTCGGCCCCTTCGGCCTGCTGCAGAGCTTCGCCGACGGGCTGAAGGTGTTCCTGCAGGAAACGATTATCCCGAGTTCGGCAAACCGGGGCCTGTTCCTGATCGCGCCGATCATCACCTTCACGGTCGCGCTGCTGGCGTGGGCGGTGATCCCGTTCAATTCGGGCGCGGTGCTGGCCGACATCAACGTCGGGCTGCTCTACATCCTCGCGGTGTCGTCGCTCGGCGTGTACGGCGTGATCCTGTCGGGCTGGGCGTCGAACTCGAAATATCCGTTCTTCTCGGCGATGCGCGCTTCGGCGCAGATGATCAGCTACGAAGTCTCGATCGGCTTCATCCTGATCGGTGTCGTGCTGTTCGCCGACAGCTTCAACATGAACGAAATCGTCAAGGCGCAGGTCGGGCACGGGCTCGGCTTCGTCAACGCCTTCGGCTTCAACCTGCTGCTGTTCCCGCTCGCGGTGATGTTCCTCATTTCGTCGCTCGCCGAAACCGCGCGCGCGCCGTTCGACCTGACCGAGGCCGAAAGCGAGCTCGTCGCGGGGTATCAGACCGAATATTCGTCGATGAGCTTCGCGCTCTTCTGGCTCGGCGAATATGCCAACGTGCTGCTGATGTGCACGCTCAACGCGGTGCTCTTCTGGGGCGGCTGGCTGCCGCCGGTCGACTGGGCGCCGCTCTATGCCGTGCCCGGCATCATCTGGCTGTTCGCGAAAATCCTGTTCTTCTTCTTCGTCTTCAGCTGGGTGAAGGCGACTGTCCCGCGTTACCGCTATGACCAGCTGATGCGGCTGGGCTGGAAAGTCTTTCTGCCGATTTCGCTTCTCTGGATCTTCCTGATCTCCGGCTATCTGATGCTGACGAGGTATTCATGA
- a CDS encoding NADH-quinone oxidoreductase subunit D has translation MFEGYPVDTADTAGDQVVTNYTINFGPQHPAAHGVLRMVMELDGEIIERVDPHVGLLHRGTEKLIEYKTYLQALPYFDRLDYCSPLGMEHSYVLAIEKLLDLEVPDRAQYLRTLFAELTRICNHMLNIGSHVMDVGAMTPNLWVFELREDCLNFFERASGARMHSAYFRPGGVHQDVPEKLLYDIGEWCEKRLPKLFGDAMSLVIDNRIFKQRNVDIATVSKEDALAWGFSGPMIRGSGIAWDLRKSQPYDAYAKMNFDIPVGTRGDCYDRFMVRVQEVYQSARIILQCINEMPAGPIASLDRKVVPPKRGEMKQSMESLIHHFKLYTEGFHVPAGEVYVATESPKGEFGVYLVSDGTNKPYRCKIRPTAFSHLQAMDMMSKGHMLADTTAIIGAIDVVFGECDR, from the coding sequence ATGTTCGAGGGCTATCCGGTCGATACGGCGGATACCGCCGGCGATCAGGTCGTCACCAACTATACGATCAACTTCGGCCCGCAGCATCCCGCGGCGCATGGCGTGCTCCGCATGGTGATGGAGCTCGACGGCGAGATCATCGAGCGTGTCGATCCGCACGTCGGGCTGCTCCACCGCGGCACCGAAAAGCTGATCGAGTACAAGACCTATCTGCAGGCTTTGCCCTATTTCGACCGGCTCGACTATTGCTCGCCGCTCGGCATGGAGCATAGCTATGTCCTCGCGATCGAGAAATTGCTCGACCTCGAGGTGCCCGATCGCGCGCAATATCTGCGGACTTTGTTCGCCGAGCTGACGCGCATCTGCAACCATATGCTCAATATCGGGTCGCACGTCATGGACGTCGGCGCAATGACGCCGAACCTGTGGGTGTTCGAGCTGCGCGAGGATTGCCTGAACTTCTTCGAGCGCGCGTCGGGCGCGCGGATGCACTCGGCCTATTTCCGGCCCGGCGGCGTCCATCAGGACGTCCCCGAAAAGCTGCTCTACGACATCGGCGAATGGTGCGAAAAGCGGCTGCCGAAGCTGTTCGGCGACGCGATGAGTCTGGTCATCGACAACCGCATCTTCAAGCAGCGCAACGTCGATATCGCGACGGTGAGCAAGGAAGATGCGCTGGCCTGGGGCTTTTCGGGCCCGATGATCCGCGGCAGCGGCATCGCATGGGATCTGCGCAAGTCGCAGCCCTATGACGCCTATGCCAAGATGAACTTCGACATTCCCGTCGGCACGCGCGGCGACTGCTACGACCGCTTCATGGTCCGCGTGCAGGAAGTCTATCAGTCGGCGCGGATCATCCTGCAATGCATCAACGAGATGCCCGCCGGTCCGATCGCCAGCCTCGACCGCAAGGTCGTGCCGCCGAAGCGCGGCGAGATGAAGCAGTCGATGGAATCGCTGATCCATCACTTCAAGCTCTATACCGAGGGCTTCCACGTCCCCGCGGGCGAGGTTTATGTGGCGACCGAAAGCCCGAAGGGCGAGTTCGGCGTCTATCTGGTCAGCGACGGCACCAACAAACCGTACCGCTGCAAGATCCGCCCGACGGCGTTTTCGCATCTGCAGGCGATGGACATGATGTCGAAGGGCCACATGCTCGCGGATACGACTGCAATCATCGGCGCGATCGACGTGGTGTTCGGGGAGTGTGACCGGTGA
- the nuoG gene encoding NADH-quinone oxidoreductase subunit NuoG, with protein MPKVTVDGIELDVPQGATVLQACEMAGKEIPRFCYHERLSIAGNCRMCLVEVAPGPPKPQASCALPTAEGQVIKTDSPMVKKAREGVMEFLLINHPLDCPICDQGGECDLQDQSVAYGRGATRYDENKRAVTEKYMGPIVKTVMTRCIQCTRCVRFAEEVAGVEDIGAIYRGENMQITSYLEHAVASELSGNIVDLCPVGALTSKPYAFEARPWELTKTLGIDMMDAVGTNVRIDSRGRQVLRVLPRVNDDVNEEWASDKTRHHVDGLIRRRLDQPYVRVNGALQPASWAEAFAAIKAVNAGSSVAAIAGDLADCETMFAAKSLVNALGGNLLEGRQTGLDYDVTSLSAVNFNTTIAEAENADVILLVGTNLRWEAPLINTRVRKAVWKKGAKVFAIGPETDLTYKTEWLGDDASLVAKLPTHVTDALKGAERPMLIFGGGALSVPGVHGAGLALAKTVNAVKDGWNGFNVVHFSAARMGSLMLGYGLPGGIRDVVAAKPKLAFFLGADEVDFAALPDTFKVYVGHHGDKGAHAADVILPAAAWTEKDFTTVNTEGRVQRSEKAVFAPGDAREDWSIFRALADALGVSVGFDSFAECRAAMIAAVPALGVEGLADYGWTVPKLPAKPEARAIPSPIKDFYLTNAICRASPTMQRCSDELLHGADYAEAAE; from the coding sequence ATGCCTAAGGTCACCGTAGATGGCATAGAGCTCGACGTTCCGCAGGGCGCAACCGTCTTGCAGGCGTGCGAGATGGCGGGGAAGGAAATTCCGCGCTTCTGCTATCATGAGCGTCTGTCGATCGCCGGTAATTGCCGCATGTGCCTCGTCGAGGTCGCGCCCGGGCCGCCCAAGCCGCAGGCGTCGTGCGCGCTGCCGACCGCCGAAGGGCAGGTGATCAAGACCGACAGCCCGATGGTCAAGAAGGCGCGCGAAGGCGTGATGGAGTTCCTGCTCATCAACCACCCGCTTGACTGCCCGATCTGCGATCAGGGCGGCGAATGCGATTTGCAGGACCAGTCGGTCGCCTATGGCCGCGGCGCCACGCGCTATGACGAGAACAAGCGCGCGGTCACCGAAAAATATATGGGCCCCATCGTCAAGACGGTGATGACCCGTTGCATCCAGTGCACGCGCTGCGTCCGCTTTGCGGAGGAAGTCGCGGGCGTGGAAGATATCGGCGCGATCTATCGCGGCGAGAATATGCAGATCACCTCCTATCTCGAACATGCGGTGGCGAGCGAGCTGTCGGGCAATATCGTCGATCTGTGCCCGGTCGGGGCGTTGACCAGCAAGCCCTATGCCTTCGAAGCGCGGCCGTGGGAGCTGACCAAGACGCTGGGCATCGACATGATGGACGCGGTCGGCACCAACGTGCGTATCGACAGCCGCGGGCGGCAGGTGCTGCGCGTGCTGCCGCGCGTCAATGACGATGTGAATGAGGAATGGGCGAGCGACAAGACGCGCCATCATGTCGATGGCCTGATCCGCCGCCGCCTCGACCAGCCTTATGTGCGCGTCAATGGCGCGCTCCAGCCCGCCAGTTGGGCCGAAGCCTTTGCCGCGATCAAGGCGGTGAACGCCGGATCGTCGGTTGCGGCGATTGCGGGCGACCTTGCCGATTGCGAGACGATGTTCGCGGCGAAATCGCTGGTCAACGCGCTCGGCGGTAATCTGCTCGAAGGGCGCCAGACCGGGCTCGACTATGACGTGACCAGCCTGTCGGCGGTCAATTTCAACACGACGATCGCCGAGGCCGAGAATGCCGACGTGATCCTGCTCGTCGGCACCAATCTCCGCTGGGAAGCGCCGCTGATCAACACGCGCGTCCGCAAAGCGGTGTGGAAGAAGGGCGCGAAGGTCTTCGCCATCGGTCCCGAAACCGACCTCACCTACAAGACCGAATGGCTCGGCGACGATGCGTCGCTCGTCGCGAAGCTGCCGACGCATGTCACCGACGCTCTCAAGGGCGCCGAGCGGCCGATGCTGATCTTCGGCGGCGGCGCGCTGTCGGTGCCCGGCGTTCACGGCGCGGGCCTCGCGCTCGCCAAGACGGTGAATGCGGTCAAGGACGGCTGGAACGGCTTCAACGTCGTGCATTTCTCGGCCGCGCGCATGGGCTCGCTGATGCTCGGCTATGGCCTGCCCGGCGGGATCAGGGATGTCGTCGCGGCCAAGCCCAAGCTCGCCTTCTTCCTCGGCGCCGACGAGGTCGATTTCGCGGCGCTGCCCGATACGTTCAAGGTCTATGTCGGCCACCATGGCGACAAGGGCGCCCATGCCGCCGACGTCATCCTGCCGGCGGCGGCGTGGACCGAAAAGGACTTCACCACGGTCAACACCGAAGGCCGCGTCCAGCGCAGCGAAAAGGCGGTGTTCGCGCCGGGCGACGCGCGCGAGGACTGGAGCATTTTCCGCGCGCTCGCCGACGCGCTCGGCGTGTCGGTCGGCTTCGACAGCTTTGCCGAGTGTCGCGCCGCGATGATCGCCGCGGTGCCGGCGCTGGGCGTCGAAGGGCTGGCCGATTACGGCTGGACGGTGCCCAAGCTGCCAGCCAAGCCCGAAGCGCGCGCGATCCCGTCGCCGATCAAGGATTTCTACCTCACCAACGCCATCTGCCGCGCGTCGCCGACGATGCAGCGTTGCTCGGACGAACTGCTCCACGGCGCCGATTATGCGGAGGCCGCGGAATGA
- a CDS encoding NuoB/complex I 20 kDa subunit family protein codes for MSTSSIIMPGQMPVAPGTNPDQNFFDDLNSEVGDKGFLVTSTEDLFNWARTGSLWWMTFGLACCAVEMIHVNMPRYDMERFGAAPRASPRQSDVMIVAGTLCNKMAPALRRVYDQMSNPKYVISMGSCANGGGYYHYSYSVVRGCDRIVPVDIYVPGCPPTAEALLYGVMQLQRKIRRTGTIER; via the coding sequence ATGAGCACTTCCAGCATCATCATGCCCGGCCAGATGCCGGTTGCGCCCGGTACGAACCCGGACCAGAACTTCTTCGACGACCTCAATAGCGAAGTCGGCGACAAGGGCTTTCTCGTCACCTCGACCGAGGACTTGTTCAACTGGGCGCGGACCGGTTCGCTGTGGTGGATGACCTTCGGCCTCGCATGCTGCGCGGTCGAGATGATCCACGTCAACATGCCGCGCTATGACATGGAGCGCTTCGGCGCCGCGCCGCGCGCATCGCCGCGCCAGTCCGACGTGATGATCGTCGCGGGGACGCTGTGCAACAAGATGGCACCGGCGCTGCGCCGGGTTTACGACCAGATGTCGAACCCGAAATATGTCATTTCGATGGGTAGCTGTGCCAATGGCGGCGGTTATTATCACTACAGCTATTCGGTGGTGCGCGGCTGCGATCGCATCGTGCCCGTGGACATCTATGTCCCCGGCTGCCCGCCGACCGCCGAGGCCCTGCTGTACGGCGTGATGCAGTTGCAGCGGAAGATCCGCCGCACCGGGACGATCGAACGCTGA
- a CDS encoding NADH-quinone oxidoreductase subunit J, with translation MIQLFAFYLFATVVIASAAMVIFARNPVHSVMWLILAFFNAAGLMLLAGAEFIAMLLVIVYVGAVAVLFLFVVMMLDIDFAELRAGFVRYLPLGALVAIILAAELIFAVGAWQAGGVDLAARAAPAATDTSNIQQIGELLYTRYIFLFEAAGIVLLVAMIGAIVLTHRTRGGVRIQNISAQNRRRPEDATRLVDPGTGQGVEL, from the coding sequence ATGATCCAGCTCTTTGCCTTTTACCTGTTCGCGACCGTCGTCATCGCCTCGGCGGCGATGGTGATTTTCGCGCGCAACCCCGTCCACAGCGTGATGTGGCTGATCCTCGCCTTCTTCAACGCGGCTGGGCTGATGCTGCTCGCGGGCGCCGAATTTATCGCGATGCTGCTCGTCATCGTCTATGTCGGCGCGGTCGCGGTGCTGTTCCTGTTCGTCGTGATGATGCTCGACATCGATTTCGCCGAACTGCGCGCCGGTTTCGTGCGCTATCTGCCGCTCGGCGCGCTGGTGGCGATCATCCTGGCCGCCGAACTGATCTTTGCGGTCGGCGCCTGGCAGGCGGGCGGGGTCGATCTGGCTGCGCGCGCGGCGCCGGCGGCGACCGATACCAGCAATATCCAGCAGATCGGCGAACTGCTCTACACGCGCTATATCTTCCTGTTCGAGGCGGCGGGCATCGTCCTGCTCGTCGCGATGATCGGCGCGATCGTGCTGACGCATCGGACCCGCGGCGGGGTGCGCATCCAGAATATCTCGGCGCAGAACCGGCGCCGCCCCGAGGATGCGACGCGCCTTGTCGATCCGGGCACCGGGCAGGGGGTTGAACTGTGA
- a CDS encoding NADH-quinone oxidoreductase subunit C, translating into MASPAPLIAPREGIGAALEKLLGTDLIEHVFTVGEDSITVRREAVAGVMIALRDNLEYQSLMEIAGVDYPERAERFEVVYHLLSVTKNHRLRVRVCTDEATPVPSIVPVWPVAGWLEREVFDMYGVLFAGNPDLRRILTDYGFQGHPQRKDFPLTGYIELRYSEEDKRVVYEPVKLAQDFRNFDFLSPWEGADYVLPGDEKAGGTGEAPGKGAPTPLTAAEVKKADDKAKAPPPPTPKTTEKPADTGAGAKTNLKAAKTSHDGAKAKPATKAAKTPAIAKAEKAPAKPRAPRKPRTAKDDGGDA; encoded by the coding sequence ATGGCCAGTCCCGCTCCCCTGATCGCGCCCCGCGAGGGCATTGGCGCTGCGCTGGAAAAGCTGCTCGGCACCGACCTGATCGAGCATGTCTTCACGGTCGGCGAGGACAGCATCACGGTGCGCCGCGAAGCGGTGGCCGGCGTGATGATCGCGCTGCGCGACAATCTCGAATATCAGTCGCTGATGGAAATCGCCGGGGTCGACTATCCCGAACGCGCCGAGCGTTTCGAGGTCGTCTATCACCTGCTCAGCGTGACGAAGAATCACCGCCTGCGCGTGCGCGTCTGCACCGACGAAGCGACGCCGGTGCCGAGCATCGTGCCGGTCTGGCCGGTCGCCGGCTGGCTCGAACGCGAAGTGTTCGACATGTACGGCGTGCTGTTCGCGGGCAACCCCGACCTCCGCCGCATCCTGACCGACTATGGTTTCCAGGGGCATCCGCAGCGCAAGGACTTCCCGCTCACCGGCTATATCGAGCTCCGGTACAGCGAAGAGGACAAGCGCGTTGTCTATGAGCCGGTGAAGCTGGCGCAGGATTTCCGCAATTTCGACTTCCTGAGCCCGTGGGAAGGCGCCGACTATGTGCTGCCCGGCGACGAAAAGGCCGGCGGCACCGGCGAAGCGCCGGGCAAGGGCGCGCCGACGCCGCTGACCGCCGCCGAGGTCAAGAAGGCCGACGACAAAGCGAAGGCGCCCCCGCCGCCGACCCCGAAGACGACCGAAAAGCCGGCCGATACCGGGGCAGGGGCGAAAACCAATCTGAAGGCCGCCAAGACGAGCCATGACGGCGCGAAGGCAAAGCCGGCGACCAAGGCCGCCAAAACGCCCGCGATCGCCAAGGCCGAGAAAGCGCCCGCCAAACCGCGCGCGCCGCGCAAGCCGAGGACGGCCAAGGACGATGGAGGTGACGCATGA
- the nuoI gene encoding NADH-quinone oxidoreductase subunit NuoI — protein sequence MSYVAHLVKSFTLWEFVKAHALTLKYFFKPKATINYPFEKNPLSPRFRGEHALRRYPNGEERCIACKLCEAVCPAQAITIEAEPRDDGSRRTTRYDIDMTKCIYCGFCQEACPVDAVVEGPNFEFATETREELLYDKAKLLANGDKWERAIAANLAADAPYR from the coding sequence ATGAGTTACGTCGCCCATCTCGTCAAAAGCTTCACGCTGTGGGAGTTTGTGAAGGCGCACGCCCTCACGCTGAAATATTTCTTCAAGCCGAAGGCGACGATCAACTATCCGTTCGAGAAGAACCCGCTGTCGCCGCGCTTCCGCGGCGAACATGCGCTGCGCCGTTATCCGAACGGCGAGGAGCGCTGCATCGCGTGCAAGCTGTGCGAAGCGGTGTGCCCGGCGCAGGCGATCACGATCGAGGCCGAGCCGCGCGACGACGGCTCGCGCCGCACGACGCGCTACGACATCGACATGACCAAGTGCATCTATTGCGGCTTCTGCCAGGAAGCGTGCCCGGTCGATGCGGTGGTCGAGGGGCCGAACTTCGAATTCGCGACCGAAACGCGCGAGGAGCTGCTCTATGATAAGGCCAAGCTGCTCGCCAATGGCGACAAATGGGAACGCGCGATCGCGGCGAATCTTGCCGCCGACGCGCCCTATCGGTAA
- a CDS encoding complex I 24 kDa subunit family protein, producing MADAPQIPDEAETRARWGAFAWTAENAEKAKAVIARYPAGRQRSAVMPLLDLAQRQVGAETGTQGWLPVPVIEYVAAELDMPFMRAYEVATFYTMYNLVPVGRYHVQVCGTTPCLLRGSDDVMAACKNRGMVKGKTTPDGLFTLTEVECMGTCTNAPMVQINDDNYEDLDFDSMSRILDDLAAGKQPKTGPQNPKRHTSEPEGGPTTLKEMVKANHDYRKEW from the coding sequence ATGGCTGACGCACCCCAAATCCCCGATGAAGCCGAAACCCGCGCGCGCTGGGGCGCTTTTGCGTGGACGGCCGAAAATGCCGAGAAGGCGAAGGCGGTCATCGCGCGCTATCCCGCGGGGCGCCAGCGTTCGGCGGTGATGCCGCTGCTCGACCTCGCGCAGCGTCAGGTCGGCGCTGAGACGGGCACGCAGGGCTGGCTGCCCGTGCCGGTGATCGAATATGTCGCGGCTGAGCTCGATATGCCGTTCATGCGCGCCTATGAGGTCGCGACTTTCTACACCATGTACAATCTCGTCCCGGTCGGTCGCTATCACGTCCAGGTGTGCGGGACGACGCCGTGCCTGCTGCGCGGGTCGGACGATGTGATGGCCGCGTGCAAGAACCGCGGCATGGTGAAGGGCAAGACGACGCCCGACGGCCTGTTCACGCTGACCGAGGTCGAGTGCATGGGCACCTGCACCAACGCGCCGATGGTCCAGATCAACGACGATAATTATGAGGACCTCGATTTCGACAGCATGTCGCGCATCCTCGACGATCTCGCGGCGGGCAAGCAGCCCAAGACCGGCCCCCAGAACCCGAAGCGTCACACGAGCGAGCCCGAAGGCGGCCCGACCACGCTGAAGGAAATGGTCAAGGCCAACCATGATTACCGGAAGGAGTGGTGA